The Agelaius phoeniceus isolate bAgePho1 chromosome 2, bAgePho1.hap1, whole genome shotgun sequence region cctcctcctgcccctccttcccgTCGGCCCGCGCGCCTCTCGCGAGCTTCCCGGCACTATTTAGTGCGTAGGGCGGGGATTGCGTGTCCTTTGCGgcggggcagcggcgggcggAGGTGGGTCGGTCTGTGCGGGTGGATCCGCCGCCATCCGCGCTGCTGGGGCCCGGGACCGCGGAAGCCGGGGCTGGAGGGACAGTCCGGACGGTGTGGAGTCGTGCCCCGAGGACCGGGGTGTGTGGCGGTGGTCGGTGGGGGGCCCCGTGGGAGCGGTGTTCCCGGCCCGTGGTGCGTTGGTGCCTGCCCGCGTTCGAAAGGCCTTCCCGTGGCGCCGGCCCCGGCGCGCTGCTGGCAGCCGAACCTAGCGAGGGGTGCGCCGGGTGCCTTTGTTAGGCCTTCAGCAAATTTATATGgttgcttttctttcctaaggGATCTGCGTGCTGTGCCAGCGCTGCAGGCCGGAGCTGCGGTAGAGACCTCGAAGGATGCTGAGCTGCGACTTGTGAGTACCCGGCAGGGCCTGTGCGCACAGACGGGCATTGCTGCCGCAGTCCTGGCTCTGGCGTTGGTTGGTTTCGTTTCTGGGCTTCGTGTTTGTCAGGCCGTGGGTGAGCCAGCGTGAGCAATGTTCTTTCAAAGGCATAGCAAAGCTGGCACGAGCGTCTTTCTTGTGGTGAGGGGCCCAAAATGAAACACGGGGTTTGAGGTGAGACCTCACCACTGCTtagtacagggggacaatccctgcccttgtcctgctgtccccggtattgctgatacaggccaggatgccattggcctcgGCCACCTAGGCACACCCTGGACCATACTGGGCTACAgttgaccagcacccccagggccttttctgCTGTGACCCAAGTGCAAGACCCAGCTCTTTGCCTTGTTGAATCTCACTCAGTTGGCTTCAATCAAATTCATCTTGTGCAGacacctctgcagagccttcctgctctccagcagatcattcccacccagcttggtgtcacctgCCAGCTGAATGAGGGTGCACTTAATCCCCTTTTTGAGGTTGTTTGTGGACATGACTGGTCTGGCCTCAGTGCTGATCCCTTAAGACGAGCTACCAGCTGGGTATAACTCCATTCAGCACCACTCTCAGGGCCCAGCCATCCATCCAGTTTTTCATGCAATGAACAGTGCACTCATCCAAACAATGACCAGCCAGTTCCTCCAGGAGAATGCTCTGAGAAATGCTGTCCCAAAGCTTTACTAAAATGCAGGcagacaacatccacagcctttgcTTCATACACTGGTCAGAGAAGGAGATCAGGTGGGTTAGTTGggacctgcctttcctaaaTTCTGACTGGATCTAATCCTTTGCTTGATGTGCATGTGCCCTCAGGATCATGTGCTGCAGGTTATGTGAGGACATTGGATAAACTCTGCTCTAGTGTCTTCAGATGCTGAACTGTGtaataacatttaaaatatcAATGGATATTATGATGAGTTTGTAAAACTCTAAAAAGCACAGTAAAATTAGAAAGATACAGGTTTACCAGGCTAGTAAATGACTAATAGGTAAAATAACTTTGGGCTCATACAGAGGAAAACTAGGTTCCTTTGCTGAGTGTTACAGTCCCTTTTGTATAGACTTGGGCCACTAAAGaactggactgtgttgtcttgCAGATTCAagtgaaaataacattttagtTCTGGGGCTGGACTCTGATTATTGACAGCCAAATAAGTGGGTGATGAATTAAGAACAGGAGATTTTAGGTATCTTAGACCCCACAAAAGAACAGAAGGGAAATGGCATTGCTTGTCATGATGACACTATCTTTGATTAATTTAAAGGTTTTAAATAACAGTGAAGTTAATATTTATGTATGATGTGAAACTGCAATATCCTTACAAGTATAAGAAGCCATTGGCTATGTGTATGTGTGCTTGTTTAGAGGCAAACTTAACTAGTACAGACAGGGTTAAAACATTCAGAATTCATCTCAGTAAGTCTGAACAATCTGTTGCACCACTGATGTTTGCGTTCCTTTGGGCAAGAGCTGAACTAAAAAGACTCAAAAATTGACTGACCTCGGTTACGCTGTGAATATCTTAAATTTAGTGGCTATGACTTAAATGTCAGTATGAAGAATGTAACTGGTCATGGTTCATAGGAAAATCTCTGCTCAAGTTTCCTCAGGATTGTTCTTAAGTTTACCCTGTGATCAGGAGTGGAGTAGTAGAAAGTTTGTTGCGTGATtaatgtacatttttttttagtttcttgAATTCTTATTGCCTTTTAGGGCAAACTGAAACATGACTGATACAGATGAGCCCCAGGCTTCTGGCTCTGATTACCCTGATGCCCAGGAGCTGATCAGCCATCAGGAGGAGGAGCCATCTGAGGTGTGCTCATGGCAAAGGAGTACAGGAACAGAGCGGTCAAGGCAGAaggtggctgctcctggggagtcTGCAGATCATCCCAACAGCATGTGTAAATCATCAGCTGCCTCAACTGAGGTTTTACTGATCAGCAGTGATTCAGAAAGGTAAGCTTCTGTCTCTAGTCTGGAATTTTTTCTGTGGAGAGCCTGtgtaatttttcataaaagtgAACCTTATTTTGAAagtaaatacttttttcttcttcagtgaCGTCTCTGCTGCTCGTCCTGAGTGCTCCATTGCACCTTCAAAGCAGAAAAGGCGATCTCAATCTTCAAGGCAACAAGCTGAATCTGGTACAGAAGTACCTGACAATGAAAGCTCCTCAGACTCTTCACTGTCTCCCCAAAGTCCAGGGAAATCATTGGCTGTTCCCAAGCAGCAGAAGTCAAAACTCAATTTGAAGGCCATTTTTGCCTATCACTTCAGGGGAAGGAAGTTCAAAGCCGCCGCACACCGAAAATACAGAATACAGGCACGGAAgagcaagaagaaaaagtaTGAGAGCACACACATGCCCACAGGGAGGCCCCCACTGACAGCCTCACCTCAGGAACAAAAGAGAAGGCTTCTAGACAGAGGTTTTCAGTTCCCTTTTGTTGAAAAACATTATGGGGAGAAACATATTCCCTTAAAAATGGTTCTTGGCTATGAGGTAAGTCCTCTGTTATGTAGGATAAATATTTCCTTAGTCTAAAAATTGTGAATTGAAATGGGGTCTGTTGTGCTTCTACTAGAATTAAACAATGAAACATTTTACTTCTATTAAACAGGATACTTGATGTTGTAAAATTATTACCTTTTAAAGCAAGCAATGCAAGAATATATATGGGTGTTGATAAAATGTTACATTATCAGTTCACAATGTAAGTGCTTTATAGTGGTACTTTTAAGATCTTACCTTAGTATTTTTTTCTACAGCAAGCAGCTGCAAAGGGATATTTCAAGTACATTGAAGTGCTTAAATATGAAGAACATcttaaaaaagctttaaaagccCTTCAGGCCAGTGATGACTTAGAAAAAGAGTGTATGGTGTTACGGAAGCACAAATACTTAGATGATGAAGGCCCTATTTCCCCTATTGAGGAGACAGAGTAAGTTcatctttgcttgcttttttgTGCTTTACGAACTATAAATGTGTGTGTATCAAGTTCAGTTGTTCTCCTGTCCTTTTAACCTATGAAAGCATTGTTTATTTTGGGAACAAAGTGCTCTACTATCTTTTGGGATATTCTGTGTTTGTAGATGGTAACATAAAAGTTCTcacagaaagaattttttttaatttgatctGAAGACTGATAATTGTTGGTAGAAATTAAAGTATTTGCTGAAATGCACTCCTCTAATGTTATCCCAAATAAAATGCAGTGTTCTAAAACAAATACTAAAGGATAATTTTAATACCTTTTTACATTATTAAAAACCAGAGTGTTATCTTTGGTCTTCAGGGTTGAGCAATTAGCTTAGTGCAATAAAAAGATTGTAAAGTAAAGAATACTTGCTATTGTAAATACACTGATAACCTTTAGGAAGCCAAAAAGACAGTGTTAAAGGTACAGTGCTGTCTTTCAGCTACTGTTCCCTTAAGGGCTTGTAGTTAACACATTTTAAGGTTCTATAAAAGTAAACagtttaaactatttttttttcagtgatgaTGAGGACAGCTTGAATTCTGATACTCAGGAACAACTTGATGCCAGAGTAGTGGTAAGTAAGCATTCCTTAACTTCAGAAATGCTCTAGACTTCCTGTTCTGAAGTTAAAGAATTAGTAGATAATATCTTCAGTATTTAGTTCTTgagcttagatccagagttGTGTGACCTCTGAATTCTGATGTTAGTGCAGAAGGAGGTTTGTAGTCCACACTTCTCTTCAATGTAATGCTGCAATTATAGGAATTCTGCAGTTCTCTCTAGAGTTCTTAACATCCAAAAATGTAGTACTAAAATCTTACATAAGTATCTCAAAACTAGACTTGTTTCTACTTCTGTCTTCCATTTTCTTAGGAGAACAGCTCTTTTATTCTAAGCAGCACAATTcccaaaaaaaagaagttaaagcCACGAAGAAAGCATGCCGAAACACCTGAAGTGATTGAAATAGTGGATGAATAAAAAGGTGCTGAAGAGAACTCTGCCTCTGCAAGGCTCACCTTGGTGAACAGCAAATGGACCAATGAGGTGGCAGCGGTCGTTCCTCAGATACCTTTTCATGGGCCTGTTTGGTTTAAAACATTGGTCTGGAGTCAGTGTTCAGCTCTCCACTCAGCTGCCCAGGCACATTTGCCTTACTGTGAGTATATTGGGCTTGTGTCTGAGACAGTTACAAAAATAGAATAACTTGTCCTCATGCTTAGCTTTCAAGGGTCTACTGTGCTGTTCTCTATGTGTATATAGAAAAGCATGTATACATTAGTGTGCTCAAGTTAAAAGGGCAGTTTAGATGCCTTTCTTTCATAGCAGATTTCTTTGTGAGTGGTCCTTGAGAGATTGTTTTTCTGTCTTAGAGGTGAAGGCTTGAAATACTTTAGAAGTTAAAGGGTTGAAGAAAGAATTAAAGATTAATGCAAGCCAATCAT contains the following coding sequences:
- the TAF1D gene encoding TATA box-binding protein-associated factor RNA polymerase I subunit D, whose product is MTDTDEPQASGSDYPDAQELISHQEEEPSEVCSWQRSTGTERSRQKVAAPGESADHPNSMCKSSAASTEVLLISSDSESDVSAARPECSIAPSKQKRRSQSSRQQAESGTEVPDNESSSDSSLSPQSPGKSLAVPKQQKSKLNLKAIFAYHFRGRKFKAAAHRKYRIQARKSKKKKYESTHMPTGRPPLTASPQEQKRRLLDRGFQFPFVEKHYGEKHIPLKMVLGYEQAAAKGYFKYIEVLKYEEHLKKALKALQASDDLEKECMVLRKHKYLDDEGPISPIEETDDDEDSLNSDTQEQLDARVVENSSFILSSTIPKKKKLKPRRKHAETPEVIEIVDE